In Dromiciops gliroides isolate mDroGli1 chromosome 4, mDroGli1.pri, whole genome shotgun sequence, one DNA window encodes the following:
- the LOC122756292 gene encoding 40S ribosomal protein S27-like, whose amino-acid sequence MPFARGLVHPSPEEEKQKHKKKHLVQGLNSYFMDVKYPGCYKITTVFSHAQTVVLCVGCSTVLCQPTGGKARLTEGCSFRRNQH is encoded by the coding sequence ATGCCTTTTGCAAGAGGTCTCGTGCACCCCTCTCctgaggaggagaagcagaaacACAAGAAGAAGCATCTGGTGCAGGGTCTGAACTCATATTTCATGGATGTAAAGTACCCGGGCTGCTATAAAATCACCACTGTCTTCAGTCATGCACAAACGGTGGTTCTCTGTGTCGGATGCTCCACTGTACTTTGTCAGCCTACAGGAGGAAAGGCAAGACTTACAGAAGGATGCTCCTTCAGAAGGAACCAGCACTAA